One Tachysurus fulvidraco isolate hzauxx_2018 chromosome 2, HZAU_PFXX_2.0, whole genome shotgun sequence DNA segment encodes these proteins:
- the gadd45ba gene encoding growth arrest and DNA-damage-inducible, beta a — protein sequence MTLEEVVGCNITDKKMDTVGQALEELLVAAQRQDCLTVGVYESAKLMNVDPDSVVLCVLATDEEDEDDIALQIHFTLLQAFCCENDINILRVSGLRRLAQVIGEPSTKESNNNAEPRDFHCILVNNPQCQPLKCQALKDVGNYCDESRCRNQWVPCLSLHER from the exons ATGACTCTGGAAGAAGTCGTTGGATGCAATATTACTGATAAAAA gATGGATACTGTGGGTCAAGCCTTAGAGGAGCTGCTGGTAGCAGCGCAGAGACAAGATTGCCTTACTGTCGGCGTTTACGAATCTGCAAAGCTAATGAATGT AGATCCAGACAGTGTGGTTCTATGTGTTCTGGCCACGGACGAAGAGGACGAGGACGATATCGCTCTTCAGATTCATTTCACCCTCTTGCAAGCTTTCTGTTGCGAGAACGACATCAACATCCTGCGCGTATCCGGGCTGAGACGCCTGGCGCAGGTCATCGGAGAGCCAAGCACCAAGGAGAGCAACAATAACGCAGAACCTAGAGATTTCCACTGCATCCTTGTCAAT AATCCTCAGTGCCAGCCACTCAAATGTCAAGCGCTGAAGGACGTGGGGAACTACTGCGATGAGAGCCGATGCAGAAACCAGTGGGTGCCTTGCCTGTCACTGCACGAGCGCTGA
- the LOC113657947 gene encoding vimentin-type intermediate filament-associated coiled-coil protein translates to MSSPSPVQIREANAHLAALHRRVADLEQKLEAAENTLREQAESLIRKDEQLRTSIQEITENKDREISYLHQKLCQSEESIQKLQHMVKEKDSLIGQLQHRCQLLDNICKSRPLLDSMLAQMAEAERMGPVIDLVNATADTSLTDGESNCSPCGISNHKDFSLSEDDMDDPELEGVMFGTTV, encoded by the exons ATGTCGTCTCCATCACCGGTACAAATAAGGGAGGCAAACGCGCATCTTGCAGCTCTGCACAGACGAGTCGCAGACCTGGAGCAGAAACTCGAGGCAGCTGAGAACACATTGAGGGAGCAGGCTGAGAGTCTGATCAGAAAAGACGAACAACTCAGGACATCTATACAGGAAATAACGGAGAACAAGGACAG GGAGATTTCCTACCTCCATCAGAAGCTTTGTCAGTCAGAGGAATCAATTCAGAAACTTCAGCACATGGTGAAGGAGAAAGATTCTCTGATTGGGCAGTTGCAGCACCGCTGCCAGCTGTTAGACAACATCTGCAAAAGCCGTCCTCTTTTAGACAGCATGCTGGCCCAGATGGCTGAAGCTGAGAGAATGGGGCCTGTTATTGACTTGGTAAATGCCACAGCAGACACTTCACTCACAGATGGAGAGTCCAACTGCAGCCCCTGTGGCATCTCCAATCACAAAGACTTTTCACTCAGCGAGGATGACATGGACGATCCAGAGCTAGAGGGCGTGATGTTTGGAACAACAGTATGA
- the larp6b gene encoding la-related protein 6b, translating to MSSPDSFHSKDSVLLKGLSYYTDDGLCDSLDGSSVELTDVFEDEGCEGEVWTPPPTELTCKIAAQLENYLSDENLEADAFLLKHVQRNKMGYVSLKLLTSFKKIRELTRDWRTTLAAAQTSQHLEVNEMGNKVRRRTPIPDHLLCLPTTKLLLVWNFLAGDGSTKFEESGSSRSDQQGIMETAMYMFGSHGAITSLRILRPGKEIPAELKRYAKKHAELGRKLCAVIEYEYLDGVRKAYDILKAQEQAQGGNGIHVVLLGSQGTRKQGSIQGRAELESEENIDNDFTTRRNRKSKKDFYCLEDSVLYSSSESDFTPASPRPNRRVSRPQAQYGSPLGIPRISTSHSDPYRNPLSSPVGSPLLPHKLFPGGHAASPLATSPLSSTPTSTCYSSYHRSNCSGDFLQDCTGYGGSPWVQRRKNAAQAFYPEKGCPLPPEPIKGTISLLVVRQPLGPDGTKGFHNCIGRGKVLLPQ from the exons ATGTCTTCCCCTGACAGCTTTCATAGTAAAGACAGTGTGCTCTTGAAAGGTTTATCCTACTACACTGACGATGGGTTATGTGATAGTTTGGATGG GAGCTCTGTTGAACTGACTGATGTGTTTGAAGACGAAGGGTGTGAGGGTGAGGTTTGGACTCCACCGCCAACTGAACTGACGTGCAAAATAGCTGCCCAGCTTGAGAACTACCTCTCAGATGAGAATCTTGAGGCTGATGCTTTCCTGTTAAAACATGTCCAGAGAAACAAGATGGGTTATGTCAGCCTGAAGTTGTTGACCTCATTCAAAAAG ATACGAGAACTGACGCGTGATTGGCGCACTACTCTGGCTGCTGCCCAAACTTCTCAGCACCTGGAGGTGAATGAGATGGGAAACAAGGTACGACGGAGAACACCAATCCCTGACCACCTGCTCTGCCTCCCTACCACTAAGCTGCTGCTTGTCTGGAACTTCCTGGCCGGCGATGGTTCTACCAAATTCGAGGAAAGTGGGTCATCTAGATCTGATCAGCAAGGGATCATGGAGACTGCTATGTACATGTTTGGTTCACATGGTGCAATCACTTCTCTTCGTATACTCCGCCCAGGAAAAGAAATTCCTGCTGAGCTTAAACGCTATGCGAAAAAACATGCTGAGCTTGGGCGAAAACTTTGTGCTGTCATTGAATATGAGTACTTGGATGGTGTGCGCAAGGCATATGATATTCTGAAAGCCCAGGAGCAGGCACAGGGTGGGAACGGTATCCACGTGGTACTCCTAGGGAGCCAGGGAACACGGAAGCAAGGGAGCATTCAGGGCCGAGCAGAGTTGGAGTCAGAGGAGAACATTGATAACGACTTCACTACAAGGAGAAACCGGAAGTCCAAAAAAGACTTCTACTGCCTGGAAGATTCAGTTTTGTACAGTTCCTCAGAGTCAGACTTCACTCCAGCCTCACCACGTCCTAACCGTAGAGTTTCGCGTCCTCAGGCTCAGTATGGTAGTCCCCTGGGCATCCCACGAATTTCCACTTCTCATTCTGACCCTTATCGAAACCCTCTGAGCAGCCCGGTAGGCAGTCCTCTCTTGCCACACAAGCTTTTTCCTGGAGGTCATGCTGCTTCACCACTAGCCACTTCTCCATTAAGCAGTACTCCAACTTCCACCTGTTATTCCTCATACCATAGAAGCAATTGCTCAGGGGATTTCTTGCAGGATTGCACTGGGTATGGAGGGAGTCCATGGGTCCAACGGCGCAAAAATGCTGCACAGGCTTTTTATCCAGAGAAAGGTTGTCCATTGCCCCCAGAACCGATAAAGGGCACTATCAGTTTGCTAGTGGTGCGCCAGCCATTGGGCCCTGATGGTACAAAAGGTTTCCACAACTGCATTGGTAGAGGGAAGGTACTGCTTCCACAGTGA